A stretch of Channa argus isolate prfri chromosome 16, Channa argus male v1.0, whole genome shotgun sequence DNA encodes these proteins:
- the dtnbb gene encoding dystrobrevin, beta b isoform X8: protein MDRAASQRSGRRNVGGQARGFIKGAQNFDVIRLSTYRTACKLRFVQKRCNLHLVDVWNMIEAFRDNGLNTLDHNAEINVSRLETVLSSIYYQLNKRLPTTHQINVEQSIGLLLNFMVATYDSESHGKLTLFSMKVMLATMCGGKIVDKMRYIFSHISDSSGVMVFAKFDQFLREVLKLPTAVFEGPSFGYTEHSVRTCFPQQKKIMLNTFLDVLMADPPPQCLVWLPLMHRLANVENVFHPVECSYCRSESMMGFRYRCQQCHGYQLCQSCFWRGHANGPHSNQHQMKEHSSWKSPAKKLSHAISKSLGCVPIGEPPHPVFPEQAERPQELTHTVVLESPSRLDEEHRLIARYAARLAAEAGNSTQQCPPTDLSFNFDANKQQRQLIAELENKNREILQEIQRLRLEHEQASQPTPEKAQQNPTLLTELRLLRHRKDELERRMSALQESRRELMVQLEGLMRLLKDEEQKQASQSGGSPHSSPSHGAGCSMPMPIRSTSAGSTPTHTPQDCLAGVGGDVLEAFAQGVPRNLRNDLLVAADSITNTMSSLVKELHSVDDGGEDEETHMRNGGDRGTMRVQKH from the exons ATGGACCGAGCCGCTTCTCAACGCTCGGGTAGACGTAACGTCGGCGGACAAGCGCGTGGATTCATTAAAG gagcCCAAAACTTTGATGTGATCAGACTGTCGACCTACAGGACTGCCTGCAAACTCCGGTTTGTGCAAAAGAGATGTAACC TCCATCTGGTGGATGTCTGGAACATGATCGAAGCCTTTCGTGACAATGGGCTCAACACATTGGACCACAACGCTGAGATCAATGTGTCACGGCTGGAGACTGTCCTGTCTTCCATTTACTACCAGCTCAACAAGCGGCTGCCCACCACCCACCAGATCAATGTGGAGCAGTCCATCGGGCTACTGCTCAACTTCATGGTGGCCACCTATGACAG TGAAAGCCACGGGAAGCTAACACTTTTCTCAATGAAAGTCATGCTGGCAACAATGTGTGGAGGGAAAATTGTGGACAAAATGCGCT ATATTTTCTCACACATCTCAGACTCAAGTGGAGTCATGGTCTTTGCCAAATTCGATCAGTTTCTCCGGGAGGTGCTGAAGCTCCCCACAGCCGTGTTCGAGGGCCCCTCATTCGGCTACACGGAGCACTCAGTGCGGACGTGCTTCCCTCAGCAG AAGAAGATCATGCTGAACACATTTTTGGATGTGTTGATGGCAGATCCTCCACCTCAGTGTCTCGTATGGCTGCCACTCATGCACCGACTTGCCAATGTTGAAAATG TCTTCCATCCGGTGGAATGTTCATATTGCCGGAGCGAGAGCATGATGGGTTTCCGGTATCGATGCCAACAGTGCCATGGCTACCAGCTATGTCAGAGCTGCTTCTGGCGTGGCCATGCCAATGGTCCCCATAGCAACCAGCACCAGATGAAAGAGCACTCATCTTGG AAGTCTCCGGCCAAAAAGCTGAGCCATGCAATCAGTAAATCTCTAGGTTGTGTCCCCATCGGAGAGCCCCCACATCCTGTGTTCCCCGAGCAGGCGGAGAGACCACAGGAACTCACCCACACTGT TGTCTTGGAGAGTCCCAGCCGGCTAGATGAAGAGCACCGCCTGATTGCTCGCTACGCCGCCCGTCTGGCAGCTGAGGCGGGCAACTCCACA caacAATGTCCTCCAACAGATCTGAGCTTCAACTTTGATGCCAATAAACAGCAGAGGCAGCTGATCGCAGAGCTGGAGAACAAAAACAG GGAAATCCTCCAGGAGATCCAGAGGCTGCGTTTGGAGCACGAGCAGGCTTCTCAGCCGACGCCAGAAAAAGCCCAGCAGAACCCCACACTTCTGACTGAGCTACGGCTGCTCAG ACACAGGAAGGATGAGCTCGAGCGGCGTATGTCGGCCCTGCAGGAGAGCAGACGGGAGCTAATGGTGCAGCTGGAGGGACTCATGAGGCTACTAAAG GATGAGGAGCAGAAGCAGGCT tcCCAGTCCGGAGGTTCTCCTCATTCTTCCCCCAGTCACGGTGCAGGCTGCTCCATGCCCATGCCCATACGCTCCACCTCGGCTGGATCCACCCCGACTCACACACCGCAGGACTGCCTAGCAGGGGTGGGAGGAGACGTACTGGAGGCTTTTGCTCAGG GTGTACCTAGAAATCTTCGGAATGATCTATTAGTTGCTGCTGATTCAATCACAAACACCATGTCATCACTGGTGAAAGAGCTTCACTCAG TAGATGACGGGGGAGAGGACGAGGAGACACACATGAGGAACGGTGGGGACAGAG gcaCAATGAGAGTACAGAAGCACTGA
- the dtnbb gene encoding dystrobrevin, beta b isoform X9, which translates to MIEEGSKRSKAIVEKRQLFMEMRAQNFDVIRLSTYRTACKLRFVQKRCNLHLVDVWNMIEAFRDNGLNTLDHNAEINVSRLETVLSSIYYQLNKRLPTTHQINVEQSIGLLLNFMVATYDSESHGKLTLFSMKVMLATMCGGKIVDKMRYIFSHISDSSGVMVFAKFDQFLREVLKLPTAVFEGPSFGYTEHSVRTCFPQQKKIMLNTFLDVLMADPPPQCLVWLPLMHRLANVENVFHPVECSYCRSESMMGFRYRCQQCHGYQLCQSCFWRGHANGPHSNQHQMKEHSSWKSPAKKLSHAISKSLGCVPIGEPPHPVFPEQAERPQELTHTVVLESPSRLDEEHRLIARYAARLAAEAGNSTQQCPPTDLSFNFDANKQQRQLIAELENKNREILQEIQRLRLEHEQASQPTPEKAQQNPTLLTELRLLRHRKDELERRMSALQESRRELMVQLEGLMRLLKDEEQKQASQSGGSPHSSPSHGAGCSMPMPIRSTSAGSTPTHTPQDCLAGVGGDVLEAFAQGVPRNLRNDLLVAADSITNTMSSLVKELHSVDDGGEDEETHMRNGGDRGTMRVQKH; encoded by the exons ATGATCGAGGAAGGCAGCAAACGAAGCAAGGCCATAGTGGAGAAGAGACAGCTCTTCATGGAAATGA gagcCCAAAACTTTGATGTGATCAGACTGTCGACCTACAGGACTGCCTGCAAACTCCGGTTTGTGCAAAAGAGATGTAACC TCCATCTGGTGGATGTCTGGAACATGATCGAAGCCTTTCGTGACAATGGGCTCAACACATTGGACCACAACGCTGAGATCAATGTGTCACGGCTGGAGACTGTCCTGTCTTCCATTTACTACCAGCTCAACAAGCGGCTGCCCACCACCCACCAGATCAATGTGGAGCAGTCCATCGGGCTACTGCTCAACTTCATGGTGGCCACCTATGACAG TGAAAGCCACGGGAAGCTAACACTTTTCTCAATGAAAGTCATGCTGGCAACAATGTGTGGAGGGAAAATTGTGGACAAAATGCGCT ATATTTTCTCACACATCTCAGACTCAAGTGGAGTCATGGTCTTTGCCAAATTCGATCAGTTTCTCCGGGAGGTGCTGAAGCTCCCCACAGCCGTGTTCGAGGGCCCCTCATTCGGCTACACGGAGCACTCAGTGCGGACGTGCTTCCCTCAGCAG AAGAAGATCATGCTGAACACATTTTTGGATGTGTTGATGGCAGATCCTCCACCTCAGTGTCTCGTATGGCTGCCACTCATGCACCGACTTGCCAATGTTGAAAATG TCTTCCATCCGGTGGAATGTTCATATTGCCGGAGCGAGAGCATGATGGGTTTCCGGTATCGATGCCAACAGTGCCATGGCTACCAGCTATGTCAGAGCTGCTTCTGGCGTGGCCATGCCAATGGTCCCCATAGCAACCAGCACCAGATGAAAGAGCACTCATCTTGG AAGTCTCCGGCCAAAAAGCTGAGCCATGCAATCAGTAAATCTCTAGGTTGTGTCCCCATCGGAGAGCCCCCACATCCTGTGTTCCCCGAGCAGGCGGAGAGACCACAGGAACTCACCCACACTGT TGTCTTGGAGAGTCCCAGCCGGCTAGATGAAGAGCACCGCCTGATTGCTCGCTACGCCGCCCGTCTGGCAGCTGAGGCGGGCAACTCCACA caacAATGTCCTCCAACAGATCTGAGCTTCAACTTTGATGCCAATAAACAGCAGAGGCAGCTGATCGCAGAGCTGGAGAACAAAAACAG GGAAATCCTCCAGGAGATCCAGAGGCTGCGTTTGGAGCACGAGCAGGCTTCTCAGCCGACGCCAGAAAAAGCCCAGCAGAACCCCACACTTCTGACTGAGCTACGGCTGCTCAG ACACAGGAAGGATGAGCTCGAGCGGCGTATGTCGGCCCTGCAGGAGAGCAGACGGGAGCTAATGGTGCAGCTGGAGGGACTCATGAGGCTACTAAAG GATGAGGAGCAGAAGCAGGCT tcCCAGTCCGGAGGTTCTCCTCATTCTTCCCCCAGTCACGGTGCAGGCTGCTCCATGCCCATGCCCATACGCTCCACCTCGGCTGGATCCACCCCGACTCACACACCGCAGGACTGCCTAGCAGGGGTGGGAGGAGACGTACTGGAGGCTTTTGCTCAGG GTGTACCTAGAAATCTTCGGAATGATCTATTAGTTGCTGCTGATTCAATCACAAACACCATGTCATCACTGGTGAAAGAGCTTCACTCAG TAGATGACGGGGGAGAGGACGAGGAGACACACATGAGGAACGGTGGGGACAGAG gcaCAATGAGAGTACAGAAGCACTGA
- the dtnbb gene encoding dystrobrevin, beta b isoform X2 — protein sequence MIEEGSKRSKAIVEKRQLFMEMRAQNFDVIRLSTYRTACKLRFVQKRCNLHLVDVWNMIEAFRDNGLNTLDHNAEINVSRLETVLSSIYYQLNKRLPTTHQINVEQSIGLLLNFMVATYDSESHGKLTLFSMKVMLATMCGGKIVDKMRYIFSHISDSSGVMVFAKFDQFLREVLKLPTAVFEGPSFGYTEHSVRTCFPQQKKIMLNTFLDVLMADPPPQCLVWLPLMHRLANVENVFHPVECSYCRSESMMGFRYRCQQCHGYQLCQSCFWRGHANGPHSNQHQMKEHSSWKSPAKKLSHAISKSLGCVPIGEPPHPVFPEQAERPQELTHTVQPKPVANNMNDTLLMSSGAPTPTKSVLESPSRLDEEHRLIARYAARLAAEAGNSTQQCPPTDLSFNFDANKQQRQLIAELENKNREILQEIQRLRLEHEQASQPTPEKAQQNPTLLTELRLLRHRKDELERRMSALQESRRELMVQLEGLMRLLKDEEQKQASQSGGSPHSSPSHGAGCSMPMPIRSTSAGSTPTHTPQDCLAGVGGDVLEAFAQGVPRNLRNDLLVAADSITNTMSSLVKELHSVDDGGEDEETHMRNGGDRGTMRVQKH from the exons ATGATCGAGGAAGGCAGCAAACGAAGCAAGGCCATAGTGGAGAAGAGACAGCTCTTCATGGAAATGA gagcCCAAAACTTTGATGTGATCAGACTGTCGACCTACAGGACTGCCTGCAAACTCCGGTTTGTGCAAAAGAGATGTAACC TCCATCTGGTGGATGTCTGGAACATGATCGAAGCCTTTCGTGACAATGGGCTCAACACATTGGACCACAACGCTGAGATCAATGTGTCACGGCTGGAGACTGTCCTGTCTTCCATTTACTACCAGCTCAACAAGCGGCTGCCCACCACCCACCAGATCAATGTGGAGCAGTCCATCGGGCTACTGCTCAACTTCATGGTGGCCACCTATGACAG TGAAAGCCACGGGAAGCTAACACTTTTCTCAATGAAAGTCATGCTGGCAACAATGTGTGGAGGGAAAATTGTGGACAAAATGCGCT ATATTTTCTCACACATCTCAGACTCAAGTGGAGTCATGGTCTTTGCCAAATTCGATCAGTTTCTCCGGGAGGTGCTGAAGCTCCCCACAGCCGTGTTCGAGGGCCCCTCATTCGGCTACACGGAGCACTCAGTGCGGACGTGCTTCCCTCAGCAG AAGAAGATCATGCTGAACACATTTTTGGATGTGTTGATGGCAGATCCTCCACCTCAGTGTCTCGTATGGCTGCCACTCATGCACCGACTTGCCAATGTTGAAAATG TCTTCCATCCGGTGGAATGTTCATATTGCCGGAGCGAGAGCATGATGGGTTTCCGGTATCGATGCCAACAGTGCCATGGCTACCAGCTATGTCAGAGCTGCTTCTGGCGTGGCCATGCCAATGGTCCCCATAGCAACCAGCACCAGATGAAAGAGCACTCATCTTGG AAGTCTCCGGCCAAAAAGCTGAGCCATGCAATCAGTAAATCTCTAGGTTGTGTCCCCATCGGAGAGCCCCCACATCCTGTGTTCCCCGAGCAGGCGGAGAGACCACAGGAACTCACCCACACTGT tcAGCCGAAACCAGTGGCCAACAACATGAACGACACATTGCTCATGTCCTCGGGGGCACCTACTCCTACCAAAAG TGTCTTGGAGAGTCCCAGCCGGCTAGATGAAGAGCACCGCCTGATTGCTCGCTACGCCGCCCGTCTGGCAGCTGAGGCGGGCAACTCCACA caacAATGTCCTCCAACAGATCTGAGCTTCAACTTTGATGCCAATAAACAGCAGAGGCAGCTGATCGCAGAGCTGGAGAACAAAAACAG GGAAATCCTCCAGGAGATCCAGAGGCTGCGTTTGGAGCACGAGCAGGCTTCTCAGCCGACGCCAGAAAAAGCCCAGCAGAACCCCACACTTCTGACTGAGCTACGGCTGCTCAG ACACAGGAAGGATGAGCTCGAGCGGCGTATGTCGGCCCTGCAGGAGAGCAGACGGGAGCTAATGGTGCAGCTGGAGGGACTCATGAGGCTACTAAAG GATGAGGAGCAGAAGCAGGCT tcCCAGTCCGGAGGTTCTCCTCATTCTTCCCCCAGTCACGGTGCAGGCTGCTCCATGCCCATGCCCATACGCTCCACCTCGGCTGGATCCACCCCGACTCACACACCGCAGGACTGCCTAGCAGGGGTGGGAGGAGACGTACTGGAGGCTTTTGCTCAGG GTGTACCTAGAAATCTTCGGAATGATCTATTAGTTGCTGCTGATTCAATCACAAACACCATGTCATCACTGGTGAAAGAGCTTCACTCAG TAGATGACGGGGGAGAGGACGAGGAGACACACATGAGGAACGGTGGGGACAGAG gcaCAATGAGAGTACAGAAGCACTGA
- the dtnbb gene encoding dystrobrevin, beta b isoform X7, with amino-acid sequence MIEEGSKRSKAIVEKRQLFMEMRAQNFDVIRLSTYRTACKLRFVQKRCNLHLVDVWNMIEAFRDNGLNTLDHNAEINVSRLETVLSSIYYQLNKRLPTTHQINVEQSIGLLLNFMVATYDSESHGKLTLFSMKVMLATMCGGKIVDKMRYIFSHISDSSGVMVFAKFDQFLREVLKLPTAVFEGPSFGYTEHSVRTCFPQQKKIMLNTFLDVLMADPPPQCLVWLPLMHRLANVENVFHPVECSYCRSESMMGFRYRCQQCHGYQLCQSCFWRGHANGPHSNQHQMKEHSSWKSPAKKLSHAISKSLGCVPIGEPPHPVFPEQAERPQELTHTVQPKPVANNMNDTLLMSSGAPTPTKSVLESPSRLDEEHRLIARYAARLAAEAGNSTQQCPPTDLSFNFDANKQQRQLIAELENKNREILQEIQRLRLEHEQASQPTPEKAQQNPTLLTELRLLRHRKDELERRMSALQESRRELMVQLEGLMRLLKSQSGGSPHSSPSHGAGCSMPMPIRSTSAGSTPTHTPQDCLAGVGGDVLEAFAQGVPRNLRNDLLVAADSITNTMSSLVKELHSVDDGGEDEETHMRNGGDRGTMRVQKH; translated from the exons ATGATCGAGGAAGGCAGCAAACGAAGCAAGGCCATAGTGGAGAAGAGACAGCTCTTCATGGAAATGA gagcCCAAAACTTTGATGTGATCAGACTGTCGACCTACAGGACTGCCTGCAAACTCCGGTTTGTGCAAAAGAGATGTAACC TCCATCTGGTGGATGTCTGGAACATGATCGAAGCCTTTCGTGACAATGGGCTCAACACATTGGACCACAACGCTGAGATCAATGTGTCACGGCTGGAGACTGTCCTGTCTTCCATTTACTACCAGCTCAACAAGCGGCTGCCCACCACCCACCAGATCAATGTGGAGCAGTCCATCGGGCTACTGCTCAACTTCATGGTGGCCACCTATGACAG TGAAAGCCACGGGAAGCTAACACTTTTCTCAATGAAAGTCATGCTGGCAACAATGTGTGGAGGGAAAATTGTGGACAAAATGCGCT ATATTTTCTCACACATCTCAGACTCAAGTGGAGTCATGGTCTTTGCCAAATTCGATCAGTTTCTCCGGGAGGTGCTGAAGCTCCCCACAGCCGTGTTCGAGGGCCCCTCATTCGGCTACACGGAGCACTCAGTGCGGACGTGCTTCCCTCAGCAG AAGAAGATCATGCTGAACACATTTTTGGATGTGTTGATGGCAGATCCTCCACCTCAGTGTCTCGTATGGCTGCCACTCATGCACCGACTTGCCAATGTTGAAAATG TCTTCCATCCGGTGGAATGTTCATATTGCCGGAGCGAGAGCATGATGGGTTTCCGGTATCGATGCCAACAGTGCCATGGCTACCAGCTATGTCAGAGCTGCTTCTGGCGTGGCCATGCCAATGGTCCCCATAGCAACCAGCACCAGATGAAAGAGCACTCATCTTGG AAGTCTCCGGCCAAAAAGCTGAGCCATGCAATCAGTAAATCTCTAGGTTGTGTCCCCATCGGAGAGCCCCCACATCCTGTGTTCCCCGAGCAGGCGGAGAGACCACAGGAACTCACCCACACTGT tcAGCCGAAACCAGTGGCCAACAACATGAACGACACATTGCTCATGTCCTCGGGGGCACCTACTCCTACCAAAAG TGTCTTGGAGAGTCCCAGCCGGCTAGATGAAGAGCACCGCCTGATTGCTCGCTACGCCGCCCGTCTGGCAGCTGAGGCGGGCAACTCCACA caacAATGTCCTCCAACAGATCTGAGCTTCAACTTTGATGCCAATAAACAGCAGAGGCAGCTGATCGCAGAGCTGGAGAACAAAAACAG GGAAATCCTCCAGGAGATCCAGAGGCTGCGTTTGGAGCACGAGCAGGCTTCTCAGCCGACGCCAGAAAAAGCCCAGCAGAACCCCACACTTCTGACTGAGCTACGGCTGCTCAG ACACAGGAAGGATGAGCTCGAGCGGCGTATGTCGGCCCTGCAGGAGAGCAGACGGGAGCTAATGGTGCAGCTGGAGGGACTCATGAGGCTACTAAAG tcCCAGTCCGGAGGTTCTCCTCATTCTTCCCCCAGTCACGGTGCAGGCTGCTCCATGCCCATGCCCATACGCTCCACCTCGGCTGGATCCACCCCGACTCACACACCGCAGGACTGCCTAGCAGGGGTGGGAGGAGACGTACTGGAGGCTTTTGCTCAGG GTGTACCTAGAAATCTTCGGAATGATCTATTAGTTGCTGCTGATTCAATCACAAACACCATGTCATCACTGGTGAAAGAGCTTCACTCAG TAGATGACGGGGGAGAGGACGAGGAGACACACATGAGGAACGGTGGGGACAGAG gcaCAATGAGAGTACAGAAGCACTGA
- the dtnbb gene encoding dystrobrevin, beta b isoform X11, producing MIEEGSKRSKAIVEKRQLFMEMRAQNFDVIRLSTYRTACKLRFVQKRCNLHLVDVWNMIEAFRDNGLNTLDHNAEINVSRLETVLSSIYYQLNKRLPTTHQINVEQSIGLLLNFMVATYDSESHGKLTLFSMKVMLATMCGGKIVDKMRYIFSHISDSSGVMVFAKFDQFLREVLKLPTAVFEGPSFGYTEHSVRTCFPQQKKIMLNTFLDVLMADPPPQCLVWLPLMHRLANVENVFHPVECSYCRSESMMGFRYRCQQCHGYQLCQSCFWRGHANGPHSNQHQMKEHSSWKSPAKKLSHAISKSLGCVPIGEPPHPVFPEQAERPQELTHTVVLESPSRLDEEHRLIARYAARLAAEAGNSTQQCPPTDLSFNFDANKQQRQLIAELENKNREILQEIQRLRLEHEQASQPTPEKAQQNPTLLTELRLLRHRKDELERRMSALQESRRELMVQLEGLMRLLKSQSGGSPHSSPSHGAGCSMPMPIRSTSAGSTPTHTPQDCLAGVGGDVLEAFAQGVPRNLRNDLLVAADSITNTMSSLVKELHSVDDGGEDEETHMRNGGDRGTMRVQKH from the exons ATGATCGAGGAAGGCAGCAAACGAAGCAAGGCCATAGTGGAGAAGAGACAGCTCTTCATGGAAATGA gagcCCAAAACTTTGATGTGATCAGACTGTCGACCTACAGGACTGCCTGCAAACTCCGGTTTGTGCAAAAGAGATGTAACC TCCATCTGGTGGATGTCTGGAACATGATCGAAGCCTTTCGTGACAATGGGCTCAACACATTGGACCACAACGCTGAGATCAATGTGTCACGGCTGGAGACTGTCCTGTCTTCCATTTACTACCAGCTCAACAAGCGGCTGCCCACCACCCACCAGATCAATGTGGAGCAGTCCATCGGGCTACTGCTCAACTTCATGGTGGCCACCTATGACAG TGAAAGCCACGGGAAGCTAACACTTTTCTCAATGAAAGTCATGCTGGCAACAATGTGTGGAGGGAAAATTGTGGACAAAATGCGCT ATATTTTCTCACACATCTCAGACTCAAGTGGAGTCATGGTCTTTGCCAAATTCGATCAGTTTCTCCGGGAGGTGCTGAAGCTCCCCACAGCCGTGTTCGAGGGCCCCTCATTCGGCTACACGGAGCACTCAGTGCGGACGTGCTTCCCTCAGCAG AAGAAGATCATGCTGAACACATTTTTGGATGTGTTGATGGCAGATCCTCCACCTCAGTGTCTCGTATGGCTGCCACTCATGCACCGACTTGCCAATGTTGAAAATG TCTTCCATCCGGTGGAATGTTCATATTGCCGGAGCGAGAGCATGATGGGTTTCCGGTATCGATGCCAACAGTGCCATGGCTACCAGCTATGTCAGAGCTGCTTCTGGCGTGGCCATGCCAATGGTCCCCATAGCAACCAGCACCAGATGAAAGAGCACTCATCTTGG AAGTCTCCGGCCAAAAAGCTGAGCCATGCAATCAGTAAATCTCTAGGTTGTGTCCCCATCGGAGAGCCCCCACATCCTGTGTTCCCCGAGCAGGCGGAGAGACCACAGGAACTCACCCACACTGT TGTCTTGGAGAGTCCCAGCCGGCTAGATGAAGAGCACCGCCTGATTGCTCGCTACGCCGCCCGTCTGGCAGCTGAGGCGGGCAACTCCACA caacAATGTCCTCCAACAGATCTGAGCTTCAACTTTGATGCCAATAAACAGCAGAGGCAGCTGATCGCAGAGCTGGAGAACAAAAACAG GGAAATCCTCCAGGAGATCCAGAGGCTGCGTTTGGAGCACGAGCAGGCTTCTCAGCCGACGCCAGAAAAAGCCCAGCAGAACCCCACACTTCTGACTGAGCTACGGCTGCTCAG ACACAGGAAGGATGAGCTCGAGCGGCGTATGTCGGCCCTGCAGGAGAGCAGACGGGAGCTAATGGTGCAGCTGGAGGGACTCATGAGGCTACTAAAG tcCCAGTCCGGAGGTTCTCCTCATTCTTCCCCCAGTCACGGTGCAGGCTGCTCCATGCCCATGCCCATACGCTCCACCTCGGCTGGATCCACCCCGACTCACACACCGCAGGACTGCCTAGCAGGGGTGGGAGGAGACGTACTGGAGGCTTTTGCTCAGG GTGTACCTAGAAATCTTCGGAATGATCTATTAGTTGCTGCTGATTCAATCACAAACACCATGTCATCACTGGTGAAAGAGCTTCACTCAG TAGATGACGGGGGAGAGGACGAGGAGACACACATGAGGAACGGTGGGGACAGAG gcaCAATGAGAGTACAGAAGCACTGA
- the dtnbb gene encoding dystrobrevin, beta b isoform X12: protein MGSTHWTTTLRSMCHGWRLSCLPFTTSSTSGCPPPTRSMWSSPSGYCSTSWWPPMTDIFSHISDSSGVMVFAKFDQFLREVLKLPTAVFEGPSFGYTEHSVRTCFPQQKKIMLNTFLDVLMADPPPQCLVWLPLMHRLANVENVFHPVECSYCRSESMMGFRYRCQQCHGYQLCQSCFWRGHANGPHSNQHQMKEHSSWKSPAKKLSHAISKSLGCVPIGEPPHPVFPEQAERPQELTHTVQPKPVANNMNDTLLMSSGAPTPTKSVLESPSRLDEEHRLIARYAARLAAEAGNSTQQCPPTDLSFNFDANKQQRQLIAELENKNREILQEIQRLRLEHEQASQPTPEKAQQNPTLLTELRLLRHRKDELERRMSALQESRRELMVQLEGLMRLLKDEEQKQASQSGGSPHSSPSHGAGCSMPMPIRSTSAGSTPTHTPQDCLAGVGGDVLEAFAQGVPRNLRNDLLVAADSITNTMSSLVKELHSVDDGGEDEETHMRNGGDRGTMRVQKH, encoded by the exons ATGGGCTCAACACATTGGACCACAACGCTGAGATCAATGTGTCACGGCTGGAGACTGTCCTGTCTTCCATTTACTACCAGCTCAACAAGCGGCTGCCCACCACCCACCAGATCAATGTGGAGCAGTCCATCGGGCTACTGCTCAACTTCATGGTGGCCACCTATGACAG ATATTTTCTCACACATCTCAGACTCAAGTGGAGTCATGGTCTTTGCCAAATTCGATCAGTTTCTCCGGGAGGTGCTGAAGCTCCCCACAGCCGTGTTCGAGGGCCCCTCATTCGGCTACACGGAGCACTCAGTGCGGACGTGCTTCCCTCAGCAG AAGAAGATCATGCTGAACACATTTTTGGATGTGTTGATGGCAGATCCTCCACCTCAGTGTCTCGTATGGCTGCCACTCATGCACCGACTTGCCAATGTTGAAAATG TCTTCCATCCGGTGGAATGTTCATATTGCCGGAGCGAGAGCATGATGGGTTTCCGGTATCGATGCCAACAGTGCCATGGCTACCAGCTATGTCAGAGCTGCTTCTGGCGTGGCCATGCCAATGGTCCCCATAGCAACCAGCACCAGATGAAAGAGCACTCATCTTGG AAGTCTCCGGCCAAAAAGCTGAGCCATGCAATCAGTAAATCTCTAGGTTGTGTCCCCATCGGAGAGCCCCCACATCCTGTGTTCCCCGAGCAGGCGGAGAGACCACAGGAACTCACCCACACTGT tcAGCCGAAACCAGTGGCCAACAACATGAACGACACATTGCTCATGTCCTCGGGGGCACCTACTCCTACCAAAAG TGTCTTGGAGAGTCCCAGCCGGCTAGATGAAGAGCACCGCCTGATTGCTCGCTACGCCGCCCGTCTGGCAGCTGAGGCGGGCAACTCCACA caacAATGTCCTCCAACAGATCTGAGCTTCAACTTTGATGCCAATAAACAGCAGAGGCAGCTGATCGCAGAGCTGGAGAACAAAAACAG GGAAATCCTCCAGGAGATCCAGAGGCTGCGTTTGGAGCACGAGCAGGCTTCTCAGCCGACGCCAGAAAAAGCCCAGCAGAACCCCACACTTCTGACTGAGCTACGGCTGCTCAG ACACAGGAAGGATGAGCTCGAGCGGCGTATGTCGGCCCTGCAGGAGAGCAGACGGGAGCTAATGGTGCAGCTGGAGGGACTCATGAGGCTACTAAAG GATGAGGAGCAGAAGCAGGCT tcCCAGTCCGGAGGTTCTCCTCATTCTTCCCCCAGTCACGGTGCAGGCTGCTCCATGCCCATGCCCATACGCTCCACCTCGGCTGGATCCACCCCGACTCACACACCGCAGGACTGCCTAGCAGGGGTGGGAGGAGACGTACTGGAGGCTTTTGCTCAGG GTGTACCTAGAAATCTTCGGAATGATCTATTAGTTGCTGCTGATTCAATCACAAACACCATGTCATCACTGGTGAAAGAGCTTCACTCAG TAGATGACGGGGGAGAGGACGAGGAGACACACATGAGGAACGGTGGGGACAGAG gcaCAATGAGAGTACAGAAGCACTGA